The following are from one region of the Leptospira andrefontaineae genome:
- a CDS encoding bifunctional riboflavin kinase/FAD synthetase, protein MKILRSLENLKSNLKTSTVVTLGNFDGIHLGHQALLERTKEISLEKGLPSCVVTYHPNPALVLGKDKDLGGITTQADKENLIESYGIDWLVVVPFTLEFAQIEAETFLKEILINQLGAKSILIGFNHCFGKGRRGDYELLKRYSPEYGYDLEKLDPVFLGTTKLSSSHIRSLLREGKVQEAEECLGREFSVTGTVVHGHQRGRTIGFPTANVQPLPELILPGVGVYAGRTEIEGKTYPSMINIGNNPTFGDQAVTLESHIFDFSDDIYGKKVNVIFTKKIREEIKFPGVDALISQLKKDETLSRKILQER, encoded by the coding sequence TTGAAAATTCTTAGAAGTCTGGAGAACTTAAAAAGCAACCTAAAGACTTCCACAGTCGTAACTTTAGGGAATTTTGACGGGATCCATCTGGGCCACCAGGCTCTTTTAGAAAGAACCAAGGAAATTTCCCTGGAAAAAGGCCTCCCATCTTGTGTGGTTACTTATCATCCCAACCCTGCTTTGGTCTTAGGAAAAGACAAGGACCTAGGGGGGATCACCACCCAAGCAGATAAGGAAAATTTAATAGAATCTTACGGGATCGATTGGTTAGTCGTTGTCCCATTCACTTTGGAATTTGCCCAAATAGAGGCGGAAACCTTTCTAAAAGAGATCTTAATCAACCAACTCGGAGCAAAATCCATCCTGATCGGATTCAATCATTGTTTCGGAAAAGGAAGAAGAGGAGATTACGAACTTCTAAAACGGTATTCTCCCGAATATGGATACGATTTGGAAAAACTGGATCCTGTGTTTCTTGGCACCACAAAACTTTCTAGCTCCCATATTCGTTCCTTATTAAGAGAAGGTAAGGTACAAGAAGCGGAAGAATGCCTCGGGAGAGAATTCTCCGTCACTGGAACAGTTGTGCATGGTCACCAAAGAGGAAGAACGATTGGATTTCCTACTGCGAATGTGCAACCTCTTCCTGAACTGATTCTTCCCGGTGTTGGAGTTTATGCGGGAAGGACCGAAATAGAAGGTAAGACCTACCCTTCTATGATCAATATAGGAAATAATCCTACTTTTGGTGACCAGGCAGTCACTTTAGAAAGTCATATATTTGATTTTTCTGATGATATTTATGGGAAGAAGGTAAATGTTATATTTACCAAAAAGATCAGAGAAGAGATTAAATTTCCCGGAGTAGATGCTCTCATCTCCCAATTGAAAAAGGACGAAACTCTTTCCAGAAAAATACTTCAAGAAAGATAG
- a CDS encoding LIC10729 family protein — MDWRRIAILLFLILAAAGQGPISQENRKTKNFENFSKPMGGENYISEDYKTFPELSIWAYHNGLKLAPDRKDPAPGAGTGRLFDNQCRMVPETGLDILLIADSNRKDIIYVYFDLTHFSKTENAAILPERELRISANGILKRTIRFPDANLYSKSIYAGTPPVYITVDPSELREGRLNLNLTPLAGEKGRFWGVWDVFLSYSAPEYP, encoded by the coding sequence ATGGACTGGCGCCGAATTGCAATTCTCTTATTCTTAATTCTTGCCGCTGCCGGACAGGGTCCGATCAGTCAGGAAAATCGGAAAACGAAAAATTTTGAGAATTTCTCCAAACCGATGGGGGGAGAAAACTATATTTCCGAGGATTATAAAACTTTCCCGGAACTTTCTATTTGGGCCTATCATAATGGTCTGAAATTAGCTCCGGACAGAAAAGATCCTGCTCCAGGTGCCGGGACCGGTCGGTTATTCGATAACCAATGTAGAATGGTGCCCGAAACTGGGTTGGATATCCTACTAATTGCAGACTCGAATAGAAAAGACATTATCTACGTTTATTTCGATCTAACCCACTTTTCTAAGACGGAAAACGCGGCAATTCTGCCGGAAAGAGAACTTAGAATTTCTGCAAATGGAATCTTAAAAAGAACAATCCGCTTCCCGGATGCAAACTTATACTCCAAATCTATCTATGCCGGAACTCCTCCAGTGTATATCACAGTGGATCCATCCGAATTGAGAGAAGGTAGACTGAATTTGAATCTTACACCGCTGGCGGGAGAAAAAGGTAGGTTTTGGGGAGTTTGGGACGTGTTTTTGTCTTACAGCGCCCCGGAATATCCTTGA
- a CDS encoding STAS domain-containing protein: MEISIRKSSETNIISLSGSLDIYTSIDLKNFFEQNIDRNNNNVVINLEKLNYIDSSGIGMLIKQLNYVQELSGKFFIANMKPAIEKVFKVAGLTSYFQTLSESEFTSQFP, from the coding sequence ATGGAAATCAGCATTAGAAAATCCAGCGAAACAAATATAATCAGCCTCTCCGGGAGCCTGGACATCTATACGTCCATAGATCTCAAAAACTTTTTTGAACAGAACATTGATCGAAATAACAATAACGTTGTGATCAACCTGGAAAAGTTAAACTATATCGATTCCTCTGGGATCGGGATGCTAATTAAACAACTGAATTATGTCCAAGAATTGAGCGGAAAATTTTTCATCGCGAACATGAAACCCGCGATCGAAAAAGTTTTCAAAGTGGCAGGATTGACTTCTTATTTCCAAACTCTTTCAGAGTCAGAGTTCACCAGCCAATTTCCCTGA
- a CDS encoding LIC_12936 family protein, which produces MKKPSILLLLICLFSWEIFSQDFEKDGQIKILPYEPMQVRDIEGLTKDIKDFHKRIEDMLPFLNRRKKIIDNEYFQFVPAMENFNFPVRDRFLVDKKFYLRVSGGEGSLKLDGVRFITRKSLVTKLRPINDEIGELKNEKVVASDIASIVLVVKRKTDAGTKEEVYSLGNIRSPNQRVKFVRSYRDNLAEVVQAIDKYVEGTIRADRKDVDTMLDGLESGGSFQEYNSNR; this is translated from the coding sequence ATGAAGAAACCGTCTATCTTACTTCTTTTGATCTGCTTATTCAGTTGGGAAATATTTTCCCAGGACTTTGAGAAGGACGGTCAGATCAAAATACTTCCTTACGAACCAATGCAGGTCCGTGATATAGAAGGACTGACCAAAGACATCAAGGACTTTCATAAAAGAATAGAGGATATGCTCCCTTTCCTTAATAGAAGGAAAAAAATTATTGATAATGAGTATTTCCAATTTGTTCCTGCGATGGAAAATTTTAATTTTCCGGTTCGTGACAGGTTTTTGGTGGATAAAAAGTTCTATTTAAGGGTTTCAGGGGGAGAAGGTTCTCTAAAGTTAGATGGAGTTCGCTTTATCACCCGGAAATCACTGGTTACCAAACTCAGACCAATCAATGACGAGATTGGAGAATTGAAGAACGAGAAGGTTGTGGCTTCCGATATCGCTAGCATTGTTTTAGTTGTAAAAAGAAAAACGGATGCCGGAACGAAAGAAGAGGTGTATAGTCTCGGAAATATCAGGAGTCCGAACCAAAGGGTCAAGTTTGTCCGTTCTTACCGAGACAATCTTGCAGAAGTGGTGCAAGCTATTGACAAGTATGTGGAAGGAACAATCCGTGCAGACCGAAAGGATGTGGATACCATGCTTGATGGATTGGAAAGCGGTGGTTCTTTCCAAGAATATAATTCGAATCGTTAA
- a CDS encoding J domain-containing protein → MSSAWTDHYRVLGLSYGASPESIKHRYRELAKIFHPDNRLTGSKPVFLKVLESYQILSKPEERSRFDQEFKIRKRQEHAKNGIYLIPPSRILFATQAVEFARRGLLRAGIRSRDRKKYTGIYHDIRICLKPEELLGRIFAAIPLVVRSICPECRGSDLNCASCGGKGSYKSYRYLKWSPEPGSLVPGRIYTLDLSGFRPDVFTHFKKRILKVKIELLQGQKK, encoded by the coding sequence ATGAGTTCGGCCTGGACAGACCATTATAGAGTCCTAGGCCTGAGCTACGGTGCCAGCCCCGAATCTATCAAACATAGATATAGAGAACTCGCTAAAATTTTTCATCCTGATAATAGGCTCACAGGTTCCAAACCAGTGTTCTTAAAAGTTTTGGAATCCTATCAAATACTTTCTAAACCTGAAGAACGTTCTCGTTTCGACCAAGAATTTAAGATCCGTAAAAGGCAAGAACATGCAAAAAATGGAATTTATCTCATTCCACCTTCTCGGATCTTATTCGCTACCCAAGCGGTCGAATTTGCAAGAAGGGGCCTTCTTCGCGCCGGAATAAGAAGTAGGGATCGTAAAAAATACACAGGTATCTATCATGATATTCGTATCTGCCTCAAACCGGAAGAGTTATTGGGTAGAATATTCGCAGCCATTCCTTTGGTAGTCAGATCCATTTGTCCGGAATGTAGAGGTTCGGATCTGAACTGTGCTTCTTGCGGAGGAAAGGGGAGTTACAAAAGTTATAGATATCTAAAATGGAGCCCCGAACCGGGTAGCTTGGTCCCAGGCAGGATCTATACCTTGGATCTATCCGGGTTTCGCCCCGATGTATTTACTCATTTCAAGAAGCGTATCTTAAAAGTTAAAATTGAACTCTTGCAGGGTCAAAAAAAATAG
- a CDS encoding type I phosphomannose isomerase catalytic subunit, producing the protein MQKVLKFEPIYKEKVWGGRKLETVLGRDIPSGDIGESWEISDYGSDLSKITNGECSGKTFREVYTSDCESVLGKPFQGQSFPLLIKLIDAKEKLSVQVHPDDAYAEKFDPESAGKKEAWTVLQADKGSKLVCGFSKQTNKEEFSEYVQTNRVEEILNEVEVKELDSFLLNPGRIHAIGGGILLMEVQQSSDSTYRVYDYGRPRELHLKKALDVLDFSSADPKDILSPKKIDSFEFTRSVLTANDKFRMEILEIDSTKKFSLPSFSSEPVFHVLMVLSGECKLEDLDLKTGDTVLVTASGIKEGVICESKSSFLRLAWSGPGSDWIQYS; encoded by the coding sequence ATGCAGAAGGTTTTAAAATTCGAGCCCATTTATAAGGAAAAAGTCTGGGGCGGTAGAAAATTGGAAACCGTATTGGGACGAGATATTCCTTCGGGAGATATTGGAGAGTCCTGGGAGATTTCGGATTACGGCTCGGATCTTTCCAAAATTACGAATGGAGAATGTTCCGGAAAAACTTTTAGAGAAGTATACACTTCCGATTGTGAGTCAGTGCTTGGAAAACCTTTTCAAGGACAGAGTTTTCCCTTATTGATCAAATTGATCGATGCAAAAGAAAAATTATCCGTACAAGTGCATCCTGATGACGCATATGCGGAGAAGTTTGATCCTGAAAGTGCAGGCAAAAAAGAAGCTTGGACAGTTTTGCAAGCAGACAAAGGTTCCAAACTAGTTTGCGGATTTTCTAAACAAACAAATAAAGAAGAATTTTCCGAGTATGTACAAACAAACCGAGTAGAAGAAATTCTAAACGAAGTAGAAGTAAAAGAACTGGATTCTTTTCTTCTCAACCCGGGAAGAATTCATGCAATCGGCGGTGGAATTCTGTTGATGGAAGTCCAACAATCTTCTGATTCCACTTACAGAGTATATGATTACGGAAGACCAAGAGAGTTACATCTTAAAAAAGCATTGGATGTTTTGGATTTTTCTTCTGCAGATCCTAAGGATATATTGAGTCCCAAAAAAATCGATTCTTTCGAATTTACTCGTTCCGTTCTGACTGCAAATGATAAGTTCAGAATGGAAATTTTAGAAATTGATTCTACTAAGAAATTTTCACTACCTTCTTTTTCATCCGAGCCGGTATTTCATGTTTTGATGGTATTAAGCGGAGAATGTAAATTGGAAGATCTGGATCTAAAAACAGGAGATACTGTTTTAGTCACTGCATCCGGGATAAAAGAAGGAGTGATATGCGAATCTAAATCTTCTTTCTTACGTTTGGCCTGGTCCGGTCCTGGTTCAGATTGGATCCAATACTCTTAA
- a CDS encoding HNH endonuclease: MNGPGEYSEEPLLWVSESEIKKQRQIAKELRKTPWWRKKKADGICHYCGKKFPPDELTMDHLIPLAKGGKSIKANLVPACKDCNNSKKNKLPFEEF; this comes from the coding sequence ATGAACGGTCCGGGAGAATATTCGGAAGAGCCGCTTCTTTGGGTAAGCGAATCCGAGATCAAAAAACAAAGACAGATCGCAAAAGAATTACGCAAAACTCCTTGGTGGAGAAAAAAGAAAGCGGATGGGATCTGTCATTACTGTGGGAAAAAATTTCCACCTGACGAACTCACAATGGATCACCTGATCCCTTTGGCAAAGGGTGGGAAGTCTATCAAAGCAAATCTGGTTCCTGCTTGCAAAGACTGCAATAATTCAAAAAAGAATAAACTTCCTTTCGAAGAATTCTGA
- a CDS encoding ATP-binding protein, producing MHSNRVIFPIFILCLLLSWNCGRTDYDLGEIREGKLDAKTWDPSKTILSLRGDWELVPGKFLASEPEPGQIQEAIYAPIPQVWNELTKDGKLLFPNGKGFGTYSLHLQLPENSPELMLKVPDLGTSYSIYADGKLLETIGKVGKTPETSVPFLQTSIVLLPQNLKRLDFEISNFAHINGGLWFTPEIGIPSLILKKLHASQAVDIASSAAVLVLAIYQIMAFIRTREEKSQLYFALFSLASVFRFFLTGNRLFNYVFPEVPWEISYRLEYLSTYILCSGFLSYSATAFKEDFHPKTERISLITMLFFTIPTLVLPAEYYARLLFPFQFTILIGGAYTLLGCVRAVFHARPGSRFFLVGISFIIIAGINDILSSNYVLNNHYILAPAIFLFIFFHSLGFSFSFSRVLRTSMEAEKGLQIANESLNELKTELENKVESRTVQLTAAKEKAEWEAKYRYDFLAIMSHEIRTPLNGLLGTSNLLSETPLTQEQKEYAEIIQASGENLLHLVNQLLDLSKIENHRFVLEILPFDPFAVLQRAARLVKARAEEKRVLVDISYPEHHPGIFLGDEGRIQQVLLNLLSNAIKFTGSGGKVCLGVRFYGEDLFSRVLEFWVEDDGVGIAEEQAAVLFEPFVQADSSVARKFGGSGLGLTISKKLVELMGGSIRITSSPGKGSKFSFLLPFPQEEPEKQELEEEAAPPIVLPPLKILLVEDQEFSRRVAFDILTKLGMKVHSLGMGKDAINQLDRETYEIILLDIDLPDISGVEVSKRIKETFAHPPYIVAWTAHALPGSEEFFKSSGFDSYLKKPSLKRDWILFLERYVQSRPKPAD from the coding sequence ATGCATTCGAATCGCGTAATTTTCCCAATTTTTATTCTCTGCCTTCTACTCTCTTGGAATTGCGGAAGGACAGATTATGATTTGGGGGAAATTCGAGAAGGTAAACTAGACGCAAAAACTTGGGATCCGAGTAAAACCATTCTTTCTCTGAGAGGGGATTGGGAATTAGTTCCTGGAAAATTTTTGGCATCAGAACCTGAGCCAGGGCAAATCCAAGAGGCAATTTACGCACCCATTCCTCAGGTTTGGAATGAACTTACAAAAGACGGAAAACTTCTATTCCCAAATGGAAAAGGTTTCGGGACTTACTCACTCCATTTACAACTTCCTGAAAATTCGCCCGAGTTGATGTTAAAAGTTCCGGATCTAGGAACATCGTATTCTATTTATGCGGATGGAAAACTTTTAGAAACTATAGGTAAGGTAGGAAAGACCCCGGAGACCTCGGTCCCCTTCCTTCAAACTTCAATAGTCCTTCTTCCCCAAAATCTAAAAAGATTGGATTTTGAGATCTCTAATTTCGCTCATATAAACGGCGGTCTTTGGTTTACTCCTGAGATCGGAATACCTTCTCTTATATTAAAAAAGCTGCATGCAAGTCAAGCTGTAGATATTGCAAGCTCTGCTGCTGTTTTGGTCCTTGCGATCTACCAAATCATGGCTTTCATAAGAACTAGAGAAGAAAAAAGCCAATTGTACTTCGCATTATTTTCCTTAGCTTCAGTATTCAGATTTTTTCTAACTGGGAACAGACTGTTCAATTATGTATTTCCTGAAGTCCCTTGGGAGATCAGTTATAGGCTGGAATATCTGAGTACTTATATTCTATGTTCAGGATTTTTGTCCTATTCCGCCACTGCATTTAAAGAGGATTTTCATCCGAAAACGGAAAGGATCTCGCTAATTACAATGTTATTCTTCACAATTCCTACATTGGTATTGCCTGCAGAATATTATGCGAGATTACTTTTTCCTTTCCAGTTTACGATCCTTATAGGCGGAGCATATACACTATTGGGTTGTGTTAGAGCCGTTTTTCATGCAAGACCAGGTTCCAGATTTTTCTTAGTAGGGATCTCTTTTATAATCATTGCTGGCATAAACGATATTCTATCCTCAAACTATGTATTAAATAATCATTATATATTAGCTCCTGCTATCTTTTTGTTCATATTCTTTCATAGTTTAGGTTTTTCATTCTCCTTTTCCAGGGTTTTGAGGACTTCTATGGAAGCGGAGAAGGGATTACAAATTGCCAACGAAAGTTTGAACGAACTCAAAACGGAACTGGAAAACAAAGTAGAATCCAGAACCGTTCAACTAACCGCTGCAAAAGAAAAAGCGGAGTGGGAAGCAAAATACAGATATGACTTCTTGGCGATCATGAGCCATGAGATCCGCACTCCTTTAAACGGACTTTTGGGGACTTCTAACCTTCTTTCCGAAACTCCTTTGACCCAAGAGCAGAAAGAGTATGCCGAGATCATACAGGCATCCGGAGAGAATCTTCTGCACTTAGTGAACCAATTATTAGATCTTTCTAAAATAGAAAATCATCGTTTCGTTTTGGAGATCCTACCTTTCGATCCATTTGCGGTTTTGCAAAGAGCTGCAAGATTAGTAAAAGCCAGAGCGGAAGAAAAAAGGGTCCTTGTAGATATCTCTTATCCAGAACATCATCCTGGTATCTTCTTGGGAGATGAAGGAAGGATCCAACAAGTTCTCTTAAACCTATTGAGTAACGCGATCAAATTCACTGGCTCCGGCGGAAAGGTTTGCCTTGGAGTTCGTTTTTATGGAGAAGACCTTTTCTCAAGAGTTCTAGAATTCTGGGTAGAAGACGACGGAGTAGGCATTGCAGAAGAACAAGCCGCAGTATTATTCGAACCGTTCGTACAAGCAGACTCTTCTGTTGCTAGAAAATTCGGTGGAAGCGGACTCGGCCTAACTATCTCCAAAAAGTTAGTAGAACTTATGGGGGGAAGTATCCGGATCACAAGTTCTCCAGGAAAAGGATCCAAATTTTCATTCTTACTCCCCTTCCCTCAGGAAGAACCCGAAAAACAAGAATTGGAAGAAGAGGCAGCTCCACCTATTGTTCTACCTCCTCTCAAAATTTTACTCGTAGAAGACCAAGAGTTTTCCAGAAGAGTTGCATTCGATATTCTCACTAAACTCGGGATGAAAGTTCATTCTTTAGGGATGGGAAAAGACGCAATCAATCAATTGGACAGAGAAACTTACGAGATCATACTCTTAGATATTGATCTTCCGGATATTAGCGGTGTGGAAGTTTCCAAAAGGATTAAGGAAACATTCGCTCATCCGCCTTACATAGTGGCCTGGACTGCTCATGCTTTACCGGGTTCGGAAGAATTTTTCAAAAGTTCAGGATTTGATTCTTATCTCAAAAAACCTTCTCTCAAAAGGGATTGGATTTTATTCTTAGAAAGATATGTGCAGAGTAGACCAAAACCTGCGGACTAA
- a CDS encoding DUF1292 domain-containing protein translates to MLESYDKETESIEHEELGDELLHLLDEDGNPYSFIVGEVVELDEHQYFLLIPSSEDETDFINLDVGFLKGEESFGYFAVKIEADEFGEDRLVEVTDPRELEDLLYELNSDVV, encoded by the coding sequence ATGTTGGAATCTTACGATAAGGAAACGGAATCAATAGAGCATGAGGAGCTAGGCGATGAGCTTCTACATTTGCTGGATGAGGATGGAAATCCATATTCTTTCATCGTGGGAGAAGTTGTCGAGTTAGACGAGCACCAATATTTTTTACTCATTCCTTCCTCTGAAGACGAAACTGATTTTATTAATCTGGATGTAGGATTTTTAAAAGGAGAAGAAAGTTTCGGATACTTTGCAGTAAAAATAGAAGCCGACGAATTCGGAGAAGATAGATTGGTAGAAGTCACGGACCCTAGAGAGTTAGAAGATTTATTGTACGAATTGAACTCTGACGTAGTCTAA
- a CDS encoding potassium/proton antiporter gives MELNALNFEFQILALSSLIILSIGLLRVSTKFGIPSLLIFLTIGMLAGSDGILKIWFNDADLTRKVGSIALAFILFSGGLETDWTKVKPVLGKGISLGTLGVLLTCLFVALFAIFVMGFDPIIGFLLGAIVSSTDAAAVFNVLRTSNIGMRKGLTSLLELESGSNDPLAVLLTTSVLGFVGTTSPSWDTLAWTIFQQFSLGIILGLLLGYWIYRGMNRIKLDYEGLYPVLLSASVLFVYAATDLIGGNPFLAVYISGIIIGNRSFVHKRSNVRFMDGIAWLMQIVMFLTLGLLVFPSKIPSVAALGIAFSVFLTVIARPAAVFLALTGFNVDWREKLLVSWVGLRGAAPIILATFPFAKQLPESEMIFHIVFFTVLTSLLLQGSTIPFAVRILGLEAALEQRASYPFEFENKDKSDTQLLEYIVPYGSASVGKFVYELDFPENSLITLIYRGDSHLVPTGKTKMEDGDVLLVLTPEGAEDKIREILSRMGERKEA, from the coding sequence GTGGAATTGAACGCTCTTAACTTCGAGTTTCAAATTTTAGCTCTCTCGAGTCTTATCATATTAAGCATAGGCTTATTACGCGTTTCCACAAAATTTGGCATCCCTTCTTTACTCATATTCTTAACGATCGGAATGTTAGCAGGTTCCGACGGCATTCTAAAGATCTGGTTCAACGATGCTGATCTGACTCGTAAGGTTGGTTCCATTGCGTTAGCATTTATCTTGTTCTCCGGAGGTTTGGAAACCGATTGGACCAAGGTAAAACCCGTACTTGGGAAAGGTATTTCTTTAGGAACTTTAGGAGTACTTCTCACTTGTTTATTCGTAGCCTTATTTGCAATTTTTGTAATGGGTTTCGATCCTATTATCGGATTTCTTTTAGGTGCGATCGTATCTTCTACCGACGCTGCGGCGGTTTTTAATGTTCTCAGAACCAGCAATATAGGTATGAGAAAAGGACTTACTTCTCTTTTAGAATTGGAGTCCGGTAGTAACGATCCTTTAGCAGTATTATTGACCACCTCCGTTTTAGGATTTGTGGGAACTACTTCTCCTTCTTGGGACACCTTGGCATGGACCATCTTCCAACAATTTAGTTTAGGAATTATTTTAGGTCTGCTTTTAGGATATTGGATCTATAGAGGTATGAACAGGATCAAACTTGATTACGAAGGTTTGTATCCTGTATTACTTTCAGCTTCCGTTCTTTTCGTATATGCTGCCACCGATTTGATCGGAGGAAACCCATTCTTAGCAGTATATATTTCAGGAATTATCATTGGGAACAGGTCTTTCGTTCATAAACGAAGTAATGTTCGTTTTATGGATGGGATTGCATGGTTGATGCAGATCGTGATGTTCCTTACCTTAGGACTTCTGGTATTCCCTTCTAAAATTCCTTCAGTCGCAGCGTTAGGAATTGCATTTTCGGTTTTCCTAACAGTCATTGCGAGACCTGCTGCAGTGTTTTTGGCTCTAACAGGATTCAATGTGGACTGGAGAGAAAAACTTTTGGTTTCCTGGGTGGGATTAAGAGGTGCGGCTCCGATCATTCTGGCAACATTCCCTTTTGCAAAACAACTTCCAGAGTCGGAGATGATCTTTCATATAGTCTTCTTTACTGTATTAACATCATTATTATTGCAAGGTTCTACGATCCCATTTGCAGTTCGAATTTTAGGACTCGAAGCGGCTTTAGAACAAAGAGCTTCTTATCCATTCGAATTCGAGAACAAGGACAAAAGTGATACTCAACTTCTGGAATATATTGTTCCGTATGGTTCAGCTTCCGTCGGTAAATTCGTTTACGAATTGGATTTTCCTGAAAACTCTTTGATCACATTGATCTATCGAGGAGATTCACATTTGGTTCCAACCGGAAAGACCAAGATGGAAGATGGGGACGTTCTTTTGGTTTTAACTCCGGAAGGTGCAGAAGATAAGATCCGTGAAATTCTTTCCAGAATGGGAGAGAGGAAGGAAGCTTAG
- a CDS encoding motility protein A, giving the protein MRSAILGLIAAFASVLLAILLEEAHFLSFLKLSALVLILGGTAGATFASYTPEEFANLIIHLRESLFPKREFSLSDVFLDFAEKARKNGLLSLEDQLAGVPDAFLRKGIQLIVDGTDPRAVEEILFEAAEGLENKETRSAKILETAGGFSPTIGIIGTVMGLVSVLENLGAGTRALGEGIATAFIATFYGIAFANLAYFPLANRLRTWAFSRDRRRQAIIRGIISLQTGDNRRILVERMAPFL; this is encoded by the coding sequence ATGCGTTCGGCCATCTTAGGTTTAATTGCCGCATTTGCTTCCGTACTATTAGCGATCTTATTGGAAGAAGCGCATTTTCTTTCCTTTCTCAAACTATCCGCACTCGTATTGATCCTGGGGGGAACTGCGGGTGCAACATTCGCAAGCTACACTCCTGAAGAATTCGCAAACCTGATTATTCACTTAAGAGAATCCCTTTTTCCTAAAAGAGAATTTTCTCTCTCGGATGTATTCTTAGACTTCGCGGAGAAGGCCAGAAAGAACGGGCTATTATCATTGGAAGACCAACTCGCAGGAGTGCCTGACGCATTCTTGAGAAAAGGGATCCAACTGATTGTGGATGGAACAGATCCGAGAGCAGTAGAAGAAATTTTATTCGAAGCAGCAGAAGGCCTTGAGAACAAAGAAACTCGCTCTGCAAAAATTTTAGAAACTGCAGGTGGATTTTCTCCTACGATCGGGATCATCGGAACTGTGATGGGGCTTGTGAGCGTATTAGAAAACTTAGGAGCAGGAACAAGAGCTCTGGGAGAAGGGATCGCTACTGCATTTATCGCAACTTTCTACGGGATCGCATTTGCAAACTTAGCTTATTTTCCATTGGCAAACAGACTCAGGACTTGGGCATTTTCCAGAGATAGAAGAAGACAAGCAATCATTCGAGGAATTATTTCTCTACAAACAGGAGACAACAGAAGGATCCTTGTAGAGAGAATGGCGCCGTTTTTGTAG